CGGCCCGGGTCGCCGAGGTGGAGAACCCCGACTGTCACCTGGAATGGACCACTCTGGCGGGCATCGGCGCGGTGGAGAGCCACCACGGTACGTATCGGGGCGCACAGATCGCCGAGAACGGCGACGTCACGCCGCCGATCCGCGGGGTTCGGCTGGACGGCACCAACGGCAACCTCGAGATCATCGACAACACCGACGAGATGGACGGCGACCCGACCCACGCCAGGGCGATGGGCCCGATGCAGTTCATCCCGGAGACCTGGCGGTTGTACGGCGTCGACGCCAACAACGACGGCGTCATCAGCCCGGACAACTTCGACGACGCGGCGCTGTCGGCCGCGGGGTATCTGTGCTGGCGAGGCAAGGACCTGTCCACCCCGCAGGGCTGGATGGAGGCGCTGCGGGCGTACAACCTGTCCGACCAGTACGCGCGTACCGTGCGCGACTGGGCGACCGCCTACGCCGACGGACACCCCCTCTAAACACGCCGCACCTCAGCCCAACCTTTAGGCTCAACCTCGTCCCACCCACGACCAAGGAGAAGCCAGTGCCCATCATCGAGCAGGTCGGAGCCCGCGAGATCCTCGACTCCCGCGGCAACCCGACGGTCGAGGTCGAGGTGGCCCTGCTGGACGGCACCTTCGCCAGGGCCGCGGTGCCCTCGGGTGCGTCCACCGGGGAACACGAGGCGGTCGAGCTGCGCGACGGCGGCCCCCGCTACGGCGGCAAGGGCGTCGAGAAGGCCGTGGAGGCCGTGCTCGACGAGATCGCGCCCGCCGTCATCGGGCTGAGCGCCGACGACCAGCGGCTGGTCGACCAGGCGCTGCTGGACCTCGACGGCACCCCGGACAAGTCCCGGCTCGGGGCCAACGCCATCCTCGGCGTGTCGCTGGCGGTCGCGAAGGCCGCTGCCGAGTCCGCGGCGCTGCCGCTGTTCCGCTACATCGGCGGACCCAACGCCCATATCCTTCCGGTGCCGATGATGAACATCCTCAACGGCGGCGCACACGCCGACACCGGCGTCGACGTCCAGGAGTTCATGGTCGCCCCGATCGGCGCCCCCAGCTTCAAGGAGGCGCTGCGCTGGGGCGCCGAGGTGTACCACTCGCTGAAGTCGGTGCTCAAGAAGCAAGGTCTGGCCACCGGCCTCGGAGACGAGGGTGGCTTCGCGCCGGACGTCGCAGGCACCAAAGCCGCACTCGATCTGATCCTCTCGGCGATCGAAGCGGCGGGGTACAAGCCCGGATCCGACGTTGCGCTGGCGCTCGACGTCGCGGCCACCGAATTCTTCACGGAGGGAACGGGTTACAAGTTCGAGAAAGAGACCCGTACCGATACGCAGATGATCGAGTTCTACGCGGGGCTGATGGATTCGTATCCGCTGGTCTCGATCGAAGATCCGCTGTCCGAGGATGACTGGGAGGGCTGGGTGGCCCTGACCGCGGCCATCGGTGACCGCGTCCAGCTCGTCGGCGACGATCTGTTCGTCACCAACCCCGAGCGTCTGGAGGACGGCATCGAACGTGGCGCGGCCAACGCACTTCTGGTGAAGGTCAACCAGATCGGCACGCTCACCGAGACGCTCGACGCCGTTGCGCTGGCCCATAACAGTGGCTATCGCACGATGATGAGCCACCGCAGCGGTGAGACCGAAGACACCACGATCGCCGACCTCGCGGTCGCGGTGGGCAGCGGTCAGATCAAGACGGGCGCCCCCGCCCGCAGTGAGCGTGTCGCGAAGTACAACCAGCTGCTGCGCATCGAAGAAACCCTCGGCGACGCCGCCCGGTATGCCGGTGACCTTGCGTTCCCACGTTATTCGGTGGAGACCAAATAGCCCGTGCCCGAAGCGAAGCGGCCCGATCCCAAACGGCGATCCCCGACTTCTCGACCGAAGTCGGGTAAGTCCGAGGGCGCACGGGGCCGCCCGCGTGGCGCGTCGCCCGCGCGCAAGGAGCCGCGCACGACCGAGACGCGGCCTGTTGCCAAAACAAAACCTCAGGCCGAGGCGCAGGCACCCGACGAACCCAAGGACACCGCCGACTCGATCCGCAAATCCATTGCGGTGTCGGCCGAACAGCAGTCCGAGCAACGGTTCGGATCTGCGGCGCGGCGCGCCGCGATCCTGGCTGCGGTGGTGTGCGTGTTGACGCTGACGATCGCGGGGCCGGTGCGGACCTACTTCGGTCAGCGCACCGAGATGAAGCAACTGAAGGCCACCGAGGAGCAATTGCGCGCCCAGATCGCCGAATTGGAGCAGCAGAAGGTCAAGCTGCACGACCCCGTGTTCATCGCCGCGCAGGCACGGGAACGTCTCGGATTCGTGATGCCCGGGGAGATTCCATATCAGGTGCAGCTTCCCCCGGGCAGTGCGGCGCCCGTGACGCCCGGCGACGCCGAGGTGGCGACCGTCGATCCTGACCAACCCTGGTATACGGCGTTGTGGGGCACCATCGCCGACGCGCCGTACGGTGTTGCGCCGGGTGATCCGGTCGCGCCCGTGCCGGCACCCGCTCCGCCCCCGAGTAGTCCGCCCGCGCCCGGTGGTTGACCCGGCGGACCTGGCGGCGGTCGCGGAGCAGCTCGGTCGTGAGCCGCGTGGTGTGCTCGAGATCGCCTACCGATGCCCCAACGGTGAGCCCGGGGTGGTGAAGACGGCACCGAAACTGCCTGACGGCACACCGTTTCCGACGCTGTACTACCTGACTCACCCCACGCTGACCGCGGCGGCGAGTCGCTTGGAGTCGTCGGGCATGATGCGGGACATGACCGAGCGTCTTCAGCACGATCCGGATCTGGCCGCCGCCTATCGTCGGGCGCATGAGTCCTACCTCGCCGAGCGTGACGCGATAGAGCCCTTGGGGACAACGTTTTCCGGTGGTGGTATGCCGGACCGGGTGAAGTGCCTGCATGTGCTGATCGCGCATTCGCTCGCCAAGGGGCCTGGCGTCAACCCGTTGGGTGACGAGGCGCTGGCAGTGCTGGCCGCTGAGCCGGCGATGGCGGACATTCTGGACCGGGAGACGTGGAGCGCATGAGCAGGGTCGGCGCGATTGACTGCGGTACCAACTCGATTCGGTTGCTGATCGCCGACATCGATGACGGCAAGATATCCGACGTGCATCGCGAGATGCGCATCGTCCGGTTGGGGCAGGGGGTCGACGCGACGGGGCAGTTCGCTTCCGACGCGCTGGCTCGGACCAAGGCGGCGCTGGCCGACTATGTCGAGTTGATGCGCAGACACGAGGTGTCGAAGGTGCGGATGGTCGCCACCTCCGCGACGCGCGACGCATCCAATCGCGACGTGTTCTTCGCGATGACCGCTGAGGTGCTCGGGGCCGTCGTGCCCGGCGCGGTGGCCGAGGTGATCACCGGCACCGAGGAAGCCGAACTGTCGTTCCGCGGGGCGGTCAACGAATTGGACGCCGCGACAGGTCCTTTCGTTGTTGTCGACCTGGGCGGCGGGTCGACGGAGGTGGTGCTCGGTGTACGCGACGTGGAGGCCAGCTACTCCGCCGATATCGGGTGCGTGCGGCTGACGGAACGCTGCCTGCATTCCGACCCGCCGACCGCCGTCGAGATCGCTGCGGCGCGCGAGGTTGTCCGCGACGGGCTCGGCGAGGCGTTTCGCGTCGTACCCGTCGAACGTGCGCGCACCTGGGTCGGCGTCGCCGGCACCATGACGACGGTCTCGGCGCTGGCGCACAAGATGACGACCTACGACTCCGAGGCGATCCATTTGTCCCGGGTGCCCTTCGGCGACCTGCTGCCTGTCTGCGATGAGCTGATCGCGATGACGCGTGCGCAGCGCGCGGTGCTGGGGCCGATGCACGAGGGTCGGGTGGACGTGATCGGTGGGGGCGCGATCATCGTCGAGGAGTTGGCGTATGCGCTGGGGCAGCGGGCCGGCATCGACGAGTTGGTGGTCAGCGAGCACGACATCCTCGACGGTATCGCCCTGTCGATCGCCTAGTTTGTTGCGATTTCGGCGTGTCTGGTCACGCTGAGCGGTACCCAGCACGCCGAAATCGAGAGGGAACGTCGTGCGTTGAACGAGGTGTGAACGACTCAACGACGGGTCGCGGCGTCGGCGCGACCGAACGGCGGCTCATCGAGCAGCTGGTAGACCGACTCGTCGATCGGTTTCCGGGGCTCGACCCGGTGACGGTGCGGTGGGTCGTCGGGGAGATCCACGCCCGCTATGACGGTCGGCCGGTGCGCGAGTACATCCCGCTGTTCGTCGAACGTCACGCTTTCGCCGAGCTCGAGCGGTTGTCGGCGACGGCGGAAACCCGGGCAGCGACCGCCTAACCCCAGCGATTTGGGCGTGCTTAGTGACGCTGAGCGTGACTAAGCACGCCCAAATCGCAAAAGATCGGTCATCGCATCGCCGCCAACCGCGCGTCGAGGGTGGCGTGGAAGTGCCCAATCGCGCTCTCGTGCGTGCCGAACTCGACGAACTCATTGGCCCCGGCGTGCAGTCCGCGCTGCACGCCCTCCGACATCTCGTTGTCCTCCGCCCCGCCCTCGTTGAGCAGATTGCGTGCGCCCCCAGCCGATTCGCGATCCGCAGCGAGCCTTTCGGCCACCTCGCGCTTGACCATCGCATAGATCGTGACGGTGGTGTGCTCGATGTCGATCGGATCGATTGTGATCGTCAGGACCTGGTTCGGGAACGTCGCGACCATGACATTCGGGAACAGGTGATATACGTAGGTCACCCGGTGATCCACCGACCATGACGATTCCGGCCGGTCACGCAGGCGTTCGATGTTCTGGTACGGGAACGTGATCCGGCTGTTGGGGCCGAATCTCTCGACGACGTTGAGGTCGTCGTACTGCAGCGGATAGAACGTGTCCTTGTGCGTCGTGCGGATGTGGTAGCCCTCCAGGAACTGCTCGACGAGCACCTTCCAGTTCATCGCCCGCAAGGCGGGCCGCGCCGCGAACAGCTGCGTCGCCGGCATCAACTTGTCCCGCCATGGACTGCCGTCGGTCAGCGCTGACATCGCGGCGTCCGCACCTGGGCCCGGCGATCCCAGCGGGTCGATGACGATCAACCCGTCGACTTCTCGGCTCTGCACCTCAACCAGTCCGCGCGTCGCCATGTCCAGGTCGGGGAACGCGTCAGCGTGCGGAACGTGTGACAGCACACCGTCGAGGCGATAGGTCCAGCCGTGATAGCGACACACCAACGCCTGCGCACAGCCCGGGCCTTCGACGAGCGCCATTCCGCGGTGCCGGCAGGCGTTGCGGAACACCCGCGCCTTGCCGTCGCGGCCGCGCACCGCGAACAGCGGCACCCCGAAACTGACCCGTTCGACGTGGTCGCCCGCCTTGGGCAGTGCCGCCGACGGGAGGTAGACGCTCGGATAGGAGCGCAGCAACTCGAGCTCATCAGCGAATCGCGTTGGATTGAAATAGTTTTCGACCGGCTCCCGCCACGCGGCGCCGACGTCGGTCGTGCCGGCGTCGATGTGCGCCAGAATGCGGCGGGCGATATCTCGATCATCCGCCAGCTCATGAGCTACCGACGCCTCTGTCGGAGTGACCATGCTTCGGAAGTATCACACTTGAAACGCTACGTGTCAACGAAATCGTGAGATAGCATCATGGAACTCTGGGGCGTCCATCATCGGCACGACGAGGAGAGACATGGCAACGGATTCGCCAATGCAACTGGGAATGGTCGGCCTCGGCCGTATGGGCGCCAACCTGGTGCGGCGCCTCATGCGCGACGGGCATCGCTGCGTCGTCTACGACATGAACTCCGACGCGGTGTCCGCTCTCGCGGGCGAGGGCGCGACCGGGGCGGACTCGTTGAGGGATTTCGTGCAGAAGCTCGAGAAGCCCCGCGCCGTGTGGTTGATGCTGCCCGCCGCGGTGGTCGACTCGACGCTGGAACAGCTGATCGATCTGTTGGAACCGGGCGACACGGTGATCGACGGCGGAAACTCGTACTACCGCGACGACATCACCCGCGCCAAGAGTCTGCTGACGAAGAACATCCATTACGTGGACTGCGGCACCAGCGGTGGCGTATGGGGACTCGAGCGCGGTTACAGCCTGATGATCGGCGGCGAGACGGAGATCGTGCAGCGCCTCGACCCGATCTTCAAGACGATCGCCCCGGGAAGCGGTTGTGCCGAACCCACACCCAACCGGACGCGCACCGACGGCACGGCCCAGGACGGCTATCTGCACTGCGGGCCAAGCGGCGCAGGGCATTTCGTGAAGATGGTGCACAACGGCGTGGAGTACGGGATGATGGCCGCCATCGCCGAGGGCCTCAGCATCATCAAACACGCCGACGCCGGCAAGGTGACCCGCACCGTCGACGCCGAGACCACCCCGCTGCGCGATCCGTGGGCCTACGAGTACACCATCGACGTGGCCGAGGTCGCCGAAGTCTGGCGCCGCGGATCGGTGGTGTCGTCGTGGCTGGTCGACCTCATCGCCGACGCGCTGGCGCGCTCGCCGGAGCTCGACGACTTCAGCGGTCGGGTGTCGGACTCCGGGGAGGGACGCTGGACGGTGTTGGCGGCCGTGGACGAGGGCGTTCCCGCGCCGGTGATCACGACGTCATTGTTCGAGCGGTTCGAATCCCGAGAGCTGGGTGAGTTCACCGCCAAGGTCCTGTCCGCCATGCGCAGCGAATTCGGCGGCCACGCCGAGAAGAAGTAGGCGCCATGACGACACCGGCGACCACACCCGCGGATGTGCTGGTGATCTTCGGCATCACCGGAGATCTCGCCAGGAAGATGACGTTCCGTTCGCTGTACCGGCTCGAACGCCGCAAGCAACTGGACTGCCCGATCGTCGGCGTCGCGCTCGACGACTGGTCGGTGGCAACCCTGCGTGACCGTGCCCGCGAGGCGATCGAGGCCGGCGGCGAGACCCTCGACGAGGACGTGTTCGCGCGGTTCGCAAAGCGCCTGTCGATGGTGTCCGGCGACTTCGCTGACGCGAAAACCTATGAGCGCGTGGCCAAGGCGATCGAGGGCAAGCACACCCCCGTCTTCTATCTCGAGATACCGCCGTCGCTGTTCGGCCGCGTCGTCGAGGGGCTGGCGAACGCCAACCTCACCTCGCGCGCCCGGGTCGTGGTGGAGAAGCCCTTCGGCCATGACCTGGAGTCGGCGCGAGCGCTCAATGCGCAGTTGAGCGCCGTACTGGAGGAGTGGCAGATCTTCCGCATCGACCACTTCCTCGGTAAGGAACCGGCGATGGACATCATGTTCCTGCGGTTCGCCAACTCGGTGTTCGAGCCGCTGTGGAACCGCGACCGGATCCAGTGCGTACAGCTCACGATGGCCGAGAACTTCGGCGTGGAGGACCGCGGCAGTTTCTACGACCCGGTGGGCGCGCTGCGCGATGTCGTGCAGAACCACCTGTTGCAGCTGATCGGGCTGTTCGCCGCCGAGCCCC
The nucleotide sequence above comes from Mycolicibacterium moriokaense. Encoded proteins:
- a CDS encoding lytic transglycosylase domain-containing protein, yielding MSRVRWLRAVAVVGATALLMASSCSWRVGTPIPEGVPPPAGDPVPKIDTHAAGRPADQLHEWAAERAPALGIPVNALEAYAYAARVAEVENPDCHLEWTTLAGIGAVESHHGTYRGAQIAENGDVTPPIRGVRLDGTNGNLEIIDNTDEMDGDPTHARAMGPMQFIPETWRLYGVDANNDGVISPDNFDDAALSAAGYLCWRGKDLSTPQGWMEALRAYNLSDQYARTVRDWATAYADGHPL
- the eno gene encoding phosphopyruvate hydratase, encoding MPIIEQVGAREILDSRGNPTVEVEVALLDGTFARAAVPSGASTGEHEAVELRDGGPRYGGKGVEKAVEAVLDEIAPAVIGLSADDQRLVDQALLDLDGTPDKSRLGANAILGVSLAVAKAAAESAALPLFRYIGGPNAHILPVPMMNILNGGAHADTGVDVQEFMVAPIGAPSFKEALRWGAEVYHSLKSVLKKQGLATGLGDEGGFAPDVAGTKAALDLILSAIEAAGYKPGSDVALALDVAATEFFTEGTGYKFEKETRTDTQMIEFYAGLMDSYPLVSIEDPLSEDDWEGWVALTAAIGDRVQLVGDDLFVTNPERLEDGIERGAANALLVKVNQIGTLTETLDAVALAHNSGYRTMMSHRSGETEDTTIADLAVAVGSGQIKTGAPARSERVAKYNQLLRIEETLGDAARYAGDLAFPRYSVETK
- a CDS encoding FtsB family cell division protein, coding for MPEAKRPDPKRRSPTSRPKSGKSEGARGRPRGASPARKEPRTTETRPVAKTKPQAEAQAPDEPKDTADSIRKSIAVSAEQQSEQRFGSAARRAAILAAVVCVLTLTIAGPVRTYFGQRTEMKQLKATEEQLRAQIAELEQQKVKLHDPVFIAAQARERLGFVMPGEIPYQVQLPPGSAAPVTPGDAEVATVDPDQPWYTALWGTIADAPYGVAPGDPVAPVPAPAPPPSSPPAPGG
- a CDS encoding DUF501 domain-containing protein, translating into MVDPADLAAVAEQLGREPRGVLEIAYRCPNGEPGVVKTAPKLPDGTPFPTLYYLTHPTLTAAASRLESSGMMRDMTERLQHDPDLAAAYRRAHESYLAERDAIEPLGTTFSGGGMPDRVKCLHVLIAHSLAKGPGVNPLGDEALAVLAAEPAMADILDRETWSA
- a CDS encoding Ppx/GppA phosphatase family protein; this translates as MSRVGAIDCGTNSIRLLIADIDDGKISDVHREMRIVRLGQGVDATGQFASDALARTKAALADYVELMRRHEVSKVRMVATSATRDASNRDVFFAMTAEVLGAVVPGAVAEVITGTEEAELSFRGAVNELDAATGPFVVVDLGGGSTEVVLGVRDVEASYSADIGCVRLTERCLHSDPPTAVEIAAAREVVRDGLGEAFRVVPVERARTWVGVAGTMTTVSALAHKMTTYDSEAIHLSRVPFGDLLPVCDELIAMTRAQRAVLGPMHEGRVDVIGGGAIIVEELAYALGQRAGIDELVVSEHDILDGIALSIA
- a CDS encoding three-helix bundle dimerization domain-containing protein — translated: MNDSTTGRGVGATERRLIEQLVDRLVDRFPGLDPVTVRWVVGEIHARYDGRPVREYIPLFVERHAFAELERLSATAETRAATA
- a CDS encoding aromatic ring-hydroxylating oxygenase subunit alpha, with the translated sequence MVTPTEASVAHELADDRDIARRILAHIDAGTTDVGAAWREPVENYFNPTRFADELELLRSYPSVYLPSAALPKAGDHVERVSFGVPLFAVRGRDGKARVFRNACRHRGMALVEGPGCAQALVCRYHGWTYRLDGVLSHVPHADAFPDLDMATRGLVEVQSREVDGLIVIDPLGSPGPGADAAMSALTDGSPWRDKLMPATQLFAARPALRAMNWKVLVEQFLEGYHIRTTHKDTFYPLQYDDLNVVERFGPNSRITFPYQNIERLRDRPESSWSVDHRVTYVYHLFPNVMVATFPNQVLTITIDPIDIEHTTVTIYAMVKREVAERLAADRESAGGARNLLNEGGAEDNEMSEGVQRGLHAGANEFVEFGTHESAIGHFHATLDARLAAMR
- the gnd gene encoding phosphogluconate dehydrogenase (NAD(+)-dependent, decarboxylating); translated protein: MQLGMVGLGRMGANLVRRLMRDGHRCVVYDMNSDAVSALAGEGATGADSLRDFVQKLEKPRAVWLMLPAAVVDSTLEQLIDLLEPGDTVIDGGNSYYRDDITRAKSLLTKNIHYVDCGTSGGVWGLERGYSLMIGGETEIVQRLDPIFKTIAPGSGCAEPTPNRTRTDGTAQDGYLHCGPSGAGHFVKMVHNGVEYGMMAAIAEGLSIIKHADAGKVTRTVDAETTPLRDPWAYEYTIDVAEVAEVWRRGSVVSSWLVDLIADALARSPELDDFSGRVSDSGEGRWTVLAAVDEGVPAPVITTSLFERFESRELGEFTAKVLSAMRSEFGGHAEKK
- the zwf gene encoding glucose-6-phosphate dehydrogenase encodes the protein MTTPATTPADVLVIFGITGDLARKMTFRSLYRLERRKQLDCPIVGVALDDWSVATLRDRAREAIEAGGETLDEDVFARFAKRLSMVSGDFADAKTYERVAKAIEGKHTPVFYLEIPPSLFGRVVEGLANANLTSRARVVVEKPFGHDLESARALNAQLSAVLEEWQIFRIDHFLGKEPAMDIMFLRFANSVFEPLWNRDRIQCVQLTMAENFGVEDRGSFYDPVGALRDVVQNHLLQLIGLFAAEPPSVADADGLRDKRVEVFRAIPSIDPAHYVRGQYDGYRSVKGVAPDSQTETFAALRLEIDNWRWAGVPFFIRAGKALPVRATEIRVIFKRPPKLAITSQTHDPNELVLGIDPRPGTDMIIQAKEPGANRTRSVDLSLIFAKELGEAPEPYERLLSDAMRGDSTQFAREDGVEETWRIVQPLLDNPPPVQPYAVGSWGPADAAKLCAGQPGWREPWLGG